Part of the Uloborus diversus isolate 005 chromosome 9, Udiv.v.3.1, whole genome shotgun sequence genome is shown below.
AGAAATTCTGAATGTTCTGGACAAAAGACGAAAGCATGGAAGGTTAGACGAATGTGGTGCTTTTTCCTCGAACTTTCAACTGATGGGGGAAAATGCTATTCAGTTACTTCTGCAATAAAGAGGAAGACAGGGCGGCACCATCTATAATGATTAATACGGCCGTAGGAAATCTTCAATGAAGCATGTTCCCTTTTGTTGACTTttatagtttttgaaaagttaaagcataaaaaccactttttgtagttgaaaaaaacctatgaaatatttttgtatctttaaatttttctccaaaatgacaGATCTTATTCAATTAAAGTTACTGATGGTAATGATACATaattaaaacactaaaatattttacaatatgtAAAACTAGATGAAATGCACTTGCCTGATATCTGAAGGTACTCTACTGGTGGCTTTGGTGAATCTCTGCTACAGGTTTTGATGACTTGAACTTTTCCTATTTCCCCAGCTTCGATTCTGGTTTTGAGGCACCGAAAGCCAGGATCGAATCGCCTAGGTcgaaaaacaacattttaatcTCAGGAAAGCATTGCAAAAGTGAAGAACGTGCTTGTgagaacaaaattttgaaaaaggcaTATCTCAAGTTTATAACCTGCTTACCTATTGAAAGCACACAGAAGAGGTTTCGCATGTTTCTTAGAAGTTTGTATACATCTTTCAATACCATCATCATTCAAGGACAGAGGCTTCTCACAGAAGACAGCTTTCCCTATGACAAATTTACCAAATTTAGCCAAAATGGTTGCAAGAAGGATCCTCCACGGAATGTAGTAGTTTCTTTATTCCATAAGAAGAATAAAGAATCCACTAACTTATTTCGTATTATGAGAAGTTGAGGTAAAGAATGATTTTGTCTCGTCATTaagaattataattaaaaaataatagaaatcgGGTTGTTTAGaatgaaaatgagaaataaaactaGATTATGTTGAATGCTTACCAGATTCTAACGATTTCATTACTAATCCTTCATGGGCAAATGTAGGGGTACAAACAAGTACTGCATCCACCCtagaatttataaagaaaaagacACGAATGAATGAAGCTTAGTTACAGTTCAGTGCTTGATTGCTGGATTAATGTCTAACTGCTCATTGGCAACTAATCCAATCAAACTGCCAAACAAGCAGCCATCGTGGATGTCAAGTTTTAGATCATAGTAAAATCTAAAATtgtacaattgaggcagtgagaagcaaagggatgtaagtgccaaaattaaaaaattttgagatcacctgtacaaatgataggagaaccTTTCCTCCGTACGGAGTAAGAAATGGAACCTGAATCTCTCACCTGGGATCTTTAAAGACTGCTTCGCTGTTGTTTGATTTCAAGAACGTGGTTTCTGTCTCCAGCATCTTCCACTGGTTCCGAACGAAGTTCGCTCTCTCCGTGGATTCTTCGACGCAGTAGTAGATGCGAGCTCTGGGGTTCCGTCTCAGGTTGTCCAGGTGGATGGTTCCTATGCGGCCGAGGCCAAAGATGGCGATCCCCACCGCTGGTTTACCTGTGCTGATGTGGTTTTGGGACTGAATGCCTTCCATACTTTTTTTGTAACTAGGATAAAAATAGGGGGaatagaaaaaacataaaatcgtTTCCAACGAATTAAAAGTTTTCGACTACAAGAACTGCAGTCAGGTGTTCACTCTATCCTTATATTCGCATAGAGTAACCGGTAGACCGCAAGCATAAAACCGgaaagtatacttttttttttaaaatttctttacgttttattcttttgaaattcaaattctcAACGTTTTTAGTATTTAGCTGTTACGAAACGCACGGAATCTATTTTTCAAGGAAAAGTATTgctcactaccaaacggcacgaccttgagggtgaCGGATtgggacaaaattctagatataggtcaattccaactagatatgagcccaggtatagcggtttgactgcataggccctagttcggctgcaacggggttCCAAAGTTGATTatttggacccagaaatgcaatggagtttcctttaaaattaccattttaatcactttttctgctattgtactgcagaatgagccgtttgcatgcttatctttgaattaattacgttgaatactaaatttcaataaacggttctcaaattcaaattggctactacttttaatttcaataactttaatGCCAAAAGGTCATagtaacaggatatttatcgtttgcaaatgaaactaattactttcgttttatattaatcgtctgctGGAACAAGTATTTGTCGTTTGCTAATAacaaacatttactttaactggatatttattgtcTGCTATCAAATATATCCTACATTGATTAGCAAAAAAtaggagaagagaaaaaactctgacttattgcacatggcacacaaaagaacaaaaactACGAGATCGTtttgacttttcaaataacttagataatgcccataaataaatacctGTTCTCTCTTATgctcaatttactaacaaaagatgaaaaaggtgttgggagatcgaaTATAGTGTCgaattctgaaattccaatggaaacgccattgcatttctgggacCAAACTAGCTTCTTTGAACCCTCGCTGCAGaaaaactagggcctatgcagtcaaaccgctttacctgcgctcatatctAGTGAGACTGGActtatagctagaattttgtccaaatccgtgaccctcaaggtcgtgccgtttggtcgtcagttaaaaagaacaaagaaaaaagaGTGATAGGAGAATCCATTTTTagcttttgtttcatttaaaatcgtTTTTAGGGGGTGAGGTAGGAGTTGCGCATCCTAACCGGGTGTCTTCCAGGTTgggatgctcccccccccccggccttaGCAACGCCACTGCAAATAATAGCAAATATTTCCTTCTATCTAAAATTCTCTACAACTTCACCAAACGAGctctgtattttaaataaattttatctgaCGTATTCAGTGGTGGCGCTAAGAAatgcccgacaggggggcatagatatattttttaaatttataatcccccctcccccacctttcagtttttatgataaataaaaattcttgcgTCTTAGCAGCGGTGAATGCAAATGCTGGATTTGGTTTTCGGAGGAACTAATGTCATAAAAATGTCATATAGTCTCCCTCTCTCCAACTTTTATTGAAGTGaatgaatgcattttcttttaacaaggtTGTCGTTAAGTCAAACATCGGGAGGAGGGTCTTTAGTAGCCGCTCAATTTGCTTTAAGCATATACGTAAAGAGATGCTTATAGAttgtgaatacttttttttttactaaactagTATTTCTACTGTAGGATCATTTCCTTTGATTCTATATTTAATGTCATGAATCAATTTAAGTTTCTCTTTATAATTGCTCGTAATGTTAGCTCCATTTTAGTCAACCAAAAATGCTATTTTCTTCTGAGGATTTTGATATGTATTATCAGTTTTGATTTCTTATGAAAACTTTCAATGCTAATTAAGGTTTAAATTATGTCGTAATAGAAagattaaacttattttacaatgAAACATGTTCTGATCAGATTATTAATAGAAAACATAAAAGAATACGAATTTAGCTAAtgcttttgttttaatgaaataagTCTTCAATACAAATAATTCATAACATTTCGAACAATTTACGATCactttttcaatgaaacaaaaaaaaaaagtcgttttttaTTACCATAAATTATCCTAAATATAAATTTCTTGACACCTATTTCACTTACCGGAATTTGCCTTCAATCTTTTGGTAAAATAAGTtcttgaaataacttttaattcCTGCTTCTGTAATGAGCAAAGCTGTGCAAAATCGTGTGATTGCGTTTAGCAGCAAAGGGATAACGCTTTTATTAAAGTTCAAGGTAACGGAGCACTAGATCATTCTATTCTCGATAAGAATTTTTGAAGAATACAATGAAATCATCCccatatgtataaaaatagaaaaaatgataaGATAAGAGATCGAAAATTGAATGGGGTATTTACGGCTGATAattatgtaaattattttttgacaacTATTTAACTCTCTATTTCGAAATTTGTGGAGTATTGCGAGTAATAATAAAAGGAATTACTATTTGAATACTGATTAACTCTTACATGAAAAAATGTGTGGATTATTGTAGCAAGTAGTTTTGGAAATTgttgttgctaaaaatttaaatttcctctAAAGAATGTTTGGAGTATTGTGGCTGATTATGtaaattactagaaaatcgccggtcaaggtatgacagccgaaaatttgcttctacatttgaacgaatcaatttcctgcttggtgatattttgattgttgaaaatttaaccctaactccagttgatgaaccctaaactccagtagataagcGTTGACTGTTGACCACttcttcgtttcttcactctAGTAAAATGACAGCCTTACCAGTAAatcagttaagtgaccggattcagttcagccttgtcaaaatagcATTTCTCTCCATGTTAAACTctaccaaatcatattatcaaacTATTATGCTGTggcacaagtttcattgttggtgacgtcaagagcgttactcgatcagtgaatcgactgttatatatatgaggactaGAAAATTgctcatcaaggtatgacggatgaaaatctgaaaattgcttctattttgaacgaagcaactgcctgcttggtgatattttcatagttgaaattttaaccctaactccagtggattgcgttcattgttgactactttttcgtttcttcattctcctaaaataagtCTCAcatgtaaaacagttaagataccggatctaGTCCAGCCTAGTGAAAATAAAGCAttcccctgcatgtcaaacattgccaaaaaatgttttcaaattataaataacttactgaatttttggtgcttcaacactgtaaaaaaattccgaaacgttactgattttttccgtgttacgtttcaggatttcaatggttctTACCCACATCCTTGAAAAGTCAAGTATCATTGTAAAAACGTTTactgaattactacaagttgcaccaatacagacttttcactgttgtgaaaaatattttttaactcccagtttaaagattaactgagcttaTTTATAAAATGCTTTGGTTTCAGATCGATTACGGTCCGTCCAGACTGTTTAAGATCcaaaagggagcgaataagtccatggaTTACGTAGCTTCGCAAGCATTgtaggcgagtaaaattcttcatacttacttgcaattctgtcttagctttggccatgttagaagtactgcttttggaacttccttgataaatctggaaggtgccaagctgttgtAGAATATAGGGTCACACGGGGAAATTATGGATCACTCTCTTTCTGGGGTAAATAATGGTCACCAaccttttactgttaaaaaaaatttttacaaaaaaaaaaaaactaaattacgcTAAGTCATCCTTATGCATTCAATGTTCCTATACCAAGGTCAAAATCAATGCAACAGTGAAgtaaataagagagaaaaaaaattttcaaacttctataaaaacatcttcaaaaaagattgcctcggaaaatcatgatttttttcaagattcgtGTTGGTGAAACGCTGTTGAAGAAATAATTCTGTTGGTGctgttttttaatagcaaatggtCTAACCTTTTCATACCcacatacattttttcttcttttttaaaaaaaattagcataaaaGTATGTTGATTTATACCCCAGTTTAGTGGGGTAATTCTCGGTcagtatattttctgatattttagatgtttttcttattttcttctaCATAAATAATATAAGTAGTAAATTAAACTTATCTTTTCTATGCCTAACTCTCtcttaaaaagaaattgtaatgcTCCAAGTGCAACATTAGATATTTTATTATCTTCAACTGCTGCTTAAGTATCATGCCCTTTTTGCTAGCAAATCAATTTCAGCTTTGAAGGTAAACTATGTCAACATGCAATTATGGCACACGTCAAGAACCAAAATAAGTAACAAATTAATACAAATCACTTAAGTACCAAATAAGGAGACAAATTCGATAGTTATAACaaagggggccgtggtagcccgatcggtagagtgtcggattcggggccggagggtcctgagttcgaacctcgatggtcgaagacccaccgtcgtcattaaaggggactgggcgacgttaaatatgctcgtgatctcaatgtcctccaagtgaaacgatacctctgggggtactaacaccaggtagctattagctcctggactagttctaaattctcattaactgttcgatccggtgatggtgctgccatctatcggtatataaaataatggaggcaaggcacttagtatgcagtcctcgtcataaatacagttgtagtcagttgtgactctgaataggaataggaataggttATAACAAATCAAACTCGCTTGTCTATCTTGTAACTACTAGAGAAATCGAATTCACAAATGTAGTCAATGAGAAAAACCctgcttgc
Proteins encoded:
- the LOC129229908 gene encoding myo-inositol 2-dehydrogenase-like, with protein sequence MEGIQSQNHISTGKPAVGIAIFGLGRIGTIHLDNLRRNPRARIYYCVEESTERANFVRNQWKMLETETTFLKSNNSEAVFKDPRVDAVLVCTPTFAHEGLVMKSLESGKAVFCEKPLSLNDDGIERCIQTSKKHAKPLLCAFNRRFDPGFRCLKTRIEAGEIGKVQVIKTCSRDSPKPPVEYLQISGGIFHDCAVHDLDYICWVLGEYPEMVSAVAHSHYEDVKQLDDYDTVAILMKFPSGSIATVDLSRHAVYGYDQRIEVFGPKGMLTCGEQRPCGVQYHDVKGTTAVPIFFSFASRYREAYALEMEHFLSVVQGTEECEIKLDSILAISKLASACEEAARSGKTIQLNWNEQNGF